The following coding sequences lie in one Porphyromonas asaccharolytica DSM 20707 genomic window:
- a CDS encoding AAA family ATPase, translating into MAYRIITISRQYGCGARTIGRQLSEQLGLTYYDKELIRMIAEESGYAADYVEEQSEYASTSGLDFMPMSHGALFSVPMTGLVETPSVTRYLNDFILKIAEETPCVIIGRSADYILRDRDDVLNVFLYADVEARIQTLLQRGDEETEDAARKRIEQSDRARRKNYKQMTNREWGESTNYHLCLNTGAFGAPCCTDIIAHAYQLPCGGVTIGKK; encoded by the coding sequence ATGGCTTATCGCATCATTACGATCAGTAGACAGTATGGTTGCGGAGCTCGCACCATAGGGCGTCAGCTCTCAGAGCAACTCGGCTTGACCTATTACGACAAGGAGCTCATCCGCATGATCGCCGAGGAGAGTGGCTACGCTGCCGACTATGTCGAGGAGCAGAGCGAGTACGCCTCGACGTCGGGACTGGACTTCATGCCGATGTCTCACGGAGCACTCTTCTCCGTACCTATGACGGGACTCGTCGAGACGCCCTCAGTGACCCGTTATCTCAACGACTTCATCCTCAAGATAGCCGAGGAGACCCCCTGCGTCATCATCGGGCGCAGTGCCGACTATATCCTACGAGATCGAGACGATGTGCTCAACGTCTTCCTTTATGCCGATGTCGAGGCGCGTATCCAGACGCTCCTACAGCGAGGCGACGAGGAGACGGAAGATGCAGCGCGCAAGCGCATTGAGCAGTCCGACCGCGCCCGCCGCAAGAACTATAAGCAGATGACCAATAGGGAGTGGGGGGAGTCGACCAACTACCACCTCTGTCTCAATACGGGAGCCTTCGGTGCGCCCTGCTGCACCGACATCATTGCGCACGCTTACCAGCTCCCTTGCGGTGGCGTGACCATTGGCAAAAAGTAA
- a CDS encoding YiiX/YebB-like N1pC/P60 family cysteine hydrolase: MKSINYKPQELARSLLLLLLGLTLSSTVACTSHHKRETIAIDTTTLQAGSLILRRGEGMLSTFFSKIASQGQLYSHCGIIDYDSTNQRWVVWHAYQDGSLGADGIFRQSLDSFVMESEAVAIYPALALDSLGLQRMRAYIALHRPGAQYPKRFDSRFDLRDTTTLYCTEFVALAYCATEIPAYQVQPTGHNVAIPYTYYTLDDLIKTVNPLHIQN; this comes from the coding sequence ATGAAGTCTATCAACTACAAGCCCCAAGAGTTAGCGAGGTCTCTCCTCCTACTGCTCTTGGGGCTTACTCTATCTAGCACTGTCGCCTGCACGTCTCATCACAAGCGAGAGACCATCGCTATCGATACGACCACGCTGCAGGCTGGGAGCCTCATACTGCGTCGTGGCGAGGGGATGCTCTCGACCTTCTTTAGCAAGATAGCCTCCCAGGGGCAACTCTACAGCCACTGCGGTATCATCGACTACGACTCTACTAATCAACGCTGGGTCGTATGGCACGCCTATCAGGATGGTTCGCTCGGTGCTGACGGTATCTTCCGTCAGTCGCTAGACAGCTTCGTGATGGAGTCGGAGGCGGTAGCTATTTATCCAGCTCTCGCACTGGACAGCTTAGGCTTGCAGAGGATGAGAGCCTACATAGCACTGCATCGCCCTGGGGCGCAGTATCCCAAGAGGTTTGACTCGCGCTTTGACCTCAGAGATACGACCACGCTCTACTGCACCGAGTTCGTCGCACTCGCTTACTGCGCCACTGAGATCCCCGCTTATCAAGTGCAGCCTACAGGCCACAATGTCGCTATACCCTACACTTATTATACGCTTGATGACTTGATCAAAACTGTCAACCCCTTGCACATTCAAAATTAA
- the cdd gene encoding cytidine deaminase — protein MSDKELLIPYTRLARSEWPAVYEQLEEAAVEATRRSYAPYSHFHVGAAALLEDGEIVLGCNQENASFSPTLCAERTALYAIGAHHPGAVVERLMIVAETEGKRVEAISPCGVCRQVMMETVKRQGKPFEVILCGPDEAIVISDCRLLLPFAFDGSDIPS, from the coding sequence ATGAGCGATAAGGAGTTACTAATCCCCTACACGCGGCTAGCCCGCTCGGAGTGGCCTGCAGTGTACGAGCAACTTGAGGAGGCTGCCGTAGAGGCTACCCGCCGGTCGTATGCCCCGTACAGTCACTTTCACGTAGGGGCTGCGGCACTGCTGGAGGATGGCGAGATCGTGTTGGGGTGCAATCAGGAGAACGCCTCCTTCTCGCCCACGCTCTGTGCGGAGCGAACGGCACTCTATGCCATCGGGGCGCATCACCCAGGAGCTGTCGTAGAGCGACTCATGATCGTCGCTGAGACGGAGGGCAAGCGTGTCGAGGCGATCTCCCCTTGTGGCGTGTGCCGACAGGTGATGATGGAGACGGTAAAGCGACAGGGCAAGCCCTTTGAGGTAATCCTCTGCGGACCTGACGAAGCTATCGTTATCAGCGACTGTCGGCTTCTCTTGCCCTTTGCGTTTGATGGCTCAGACATTCCCTCGTAG
- a CDS encoding aminoacyl-histidine dipeptidase: protein MMNKADYQKLAPSTLWGYFYDLTQIPRPTGHCQAVREYVVAEGKRLGLETHVDEVGNVLIRKPATPGLEDRPVATLQGHLDMVPQKNSDKVHNFETDPIQTMQDGDWITADGTTLGADNGMGVAFSLAVLADDTLKHGPIEALFTIDEEVGMDGANGLKPGFSKGDILLNIDSEVEGDLFVGCAGGIDVNVSLEYQDNHEPDEDEIGVRLTIKELKGGHSGVDIHLGRANANKLMARLLKEAVSQCGALVAEIDGGNMRNAIPREAVALLSVKEDDTEALWELVSDYEELFNKEFAGIENHITVSLERCDRPKTILPDEIQDALIHALNACQNGVISMLSEFPDTVEASSNLAQVQAGEGHISVRFLVRSSSDSRKMWVASSIESCFLLMDARVEFDASYTGWQPNAESHIMQVMCQAAKEVYGKDPAVKVMHAGLECGIIQGVMPDMDMISFGPEIQHPHSPDERVSISSVERSYRMLVRALELI, encoded by the coding sequence ATGATGAACAAAGCTGACTACCAAAAGCTCGCCCCCTCCACACTATGGGGCTATTTCTATGATCTCACACAGATACCTCGCCCCACAGGACACTGTCAGGCTGTCAGGGAGTATGTCGTTGCCGAGGGTAAGCGACTAGGGCTAGAGACCCATGTAGATGAGGTGGGCAACGTGTTGATCCGTAAGCCAGCCACACCAGGTCTAGAGGATCGCCCCGTAGCTACCCTACAGGGACACCTAGATATGGTACCTCAGAAGAACTCTGACAAGGTACACAACTTCGAGACTGATCCTATCCAAACGATGCAAGACGGCGACTGGATCACGGCCGATGGCACGACACTCGGTGCGGACAACGGTATGGGAGTCGCCTTCTCTCTAGCAGTGCTCGCTGATGACACGCTCAAGCATGGCCCCATCGAGGCGCTTTTTACCATTGATGAGGAGGTCGGCATGGACGGTGCCAACGGTCTTAAGCCGGGCTTTAGCAAGGGGGACATACTCCTTAATATAGACTCCGAGGTAGAGGGTGACCTCTTCGTCGGTTGTGCTGGTGGTATCGATGTCAATGTCTCTCTAGAGTATCAAGACAACCACGAGCCTGACGAAGACGAGATAGGCGTACGCCTTACGATCAAGGAGCTCAAGGGGGGACACAGCGGTGTGGACATACACCTCGGTCGTGCCAATGCCAACAAGCTGATGGCGCGTCTCCTCAAGGAGGCTGTCTCGCAGTGCGGCGCTCTTGTCGCTGAGATCGATGGAGGTAACATGCGCAATGCGATACCTCGTGAGGCGGTCGCTCTGCTCTCTGTCAAGGAGGACGACACCGAGGCTCTCTGGGAACTGGTATCCGACTACGAGGAGCTATTTAATAAGGAGTTTGCTGGAATAGAGAACCACATCACCGTCTCTCTAGAGCGTTGTGACCGTCCTAAGACGATCCTACCCGACGAGATACAGGATGCGCTGATCCACGCGCTGAATGCCTGTCAGAATGGTGTCATCTCTATGCTCTCCGAATTTCCCGACACGGTAGAGGCTTCATCGAACCTAGCTCAGGTACAGGCTGGCGAGGGACACATCTCTGTCCGCTTCCTCGTCCGCTCCTCGAGTGACTCACGCAAGATGTGGGTCGCCTCTAGCATCGAGAGCTGCTTCCTACTGATGGACGCTCGCGTAGAGTTTGACGCTTCCTATACAGGTTGGCAGCCCAATGCTGAGTCTCATATCATGCAGGTGATGTGTCAGGCCGCCAAGGAGGTCTACGGCAAGGATCCCGCTGTCAAGGTGATGCACGCCGGTCTCGAGTGCGGTATCATACAGGGTGTCATGCCCGATATGGATATGATCTCCTTCGGACCTGAGATCCAGCACCCACACTCACCCGATGAGCGCGTGAGCATCTCCTCCGTGGAGCGTAGCTACCGCATGCTCGTCCGTGCTTTGGAACTAATCTAA
- a CDS encoding DUF4878 domain-containing protein yields the protein MKRLALISFALVSMLAFAACSSPTKKAERVTMDFFKALNAGDYDKARTYTASEQAEAYVNLMSYFDSDSVKVFSQEETPERTTKIASSEERQDTVICYVETTEQPTDPTDSADVFKQKVVLTKVDNEWKIVDIPMK from the coding sequence ATGAAGAGATTAGCTTTAATCAGCTTTGCACTCGTCAGCATGCTGGCGTTTGCAGCTTGCTCTAGTCCTACGAAAAAGGCAGAGCGGGTCACGATGGACTTCTTCAAGGCTCTCAACGCTGGCGACTACGACAAGGCTCGTACCTACACGGCATCGGAGCAGGCTGAGGCTTATGTCAATCTTATGTCTTACTTCGACTCTGACAGTGTTAAGGTCTTCTCTCAGGAGGAAACTCCCGAGCGGACGACCAAGATCGCAAGCTCAGAGGAGCGACAGGACACGGTCATCTGCTATGTCGAGACGACCGAGCAGCCTACAGACCCGACTGATAGCGCCGATGTCTTCAAGCAAAAGGTGGTCCTCACCAAGGTAGACAACGAGTGGAAGATCGTTGACATACCTATGAAGTAA
- a CDS encoding aspartate ammonia-lyase has protein sequence MTANKQMRTEGDLIGDRQLPADALYGVQTLRGMENFQISNFKLSQYPYFIQGLAYTKWGAAIANHSEGILTDEQYEAIVFACQELLAGKHHDAFAVDMIQGGAGTTTNMAANEVICNIALQKMGHKPGEYKFLAPNDGVNASQSTNDAYPTAIHLGLYPKGLEVYKHVEQLIAALRAKAEEMKHVLKIGRTQLQDAVPMTLGQTFHGFASILEDELPRLKSSCEEFLTVNMGATAIGTGIASEPGYAEACVKALAEITGWPVKLSADLVGATSDTSVMIGYSSALRRIAVKINKICNDIRLLSSGPRAGIGEFNVPAVQPGSSIMPGKVNPVIPEVMSQVCYKVMGNDTTVLMAGDAAQMELNAMEPVMAQCCFESSDLMMRGITTLIERCITGITPNEERCRQQIEASITIVTALNPIIGYKNSTKIAKEALETGKGIYELVLEHGILDKKDLDEVMDPKHMTQPSKLDHIKPKKQL, from the coding sequence ATGACGGCTAATAAGCAAATGAGAACGGAAGGCGACCTGATAGGCGATCGCCAACTACCCGCAGACGCACTCTATGGGGTGCAGACGCTACGCGGTATGGAAAACTTTCAGATAAGTAACTTCAAGCTGAGCCAGTACCCTTACTTCATCCAGGGTCTCGCCTACACCAAGTGGGGCGCAGCTATCGCTAACCACAGCGAGGGCATCCTCACCGATGAGCAGTACGAGGCTATCGTCTTTGCCTGCCAGGAGCTACTCGCTGGCAAGCATCACGATGCTTTTGCAGTGGATATGATCCAGGGTGGTGCTGGCACGACAACCAATATGGCTGCTAACGAGGTGATCTGCAATATTGCCCTCCAGAAGATGGGGCACAAGCCAGGCGAATATAAGTTCCTCGCTCCCAATGATGGTGTCAACGCCTCGCAGTCTACTAATGATGCTTACCCCACAGCCATTCACCTAGGGCTATACCCCAAGGGGCTAGAGGTCTACAAGCATGTCGAGCAGCTCATAGCAGCACTTCGTGCCAAGGCTGAGGAGATGAAGCATGTCCTCAAGATCGGTCGTACACAGCTACAGGACGCTGTGCCTATGACGCTAGGACAGACCTTCCACGGCTTTGCTTCTATCCTAGAGGATGAGCTACCAAGACTCAAGAGCTCTTGCGAGGAATTCCTAACGGTCAATATGGGTGCTACCGCTATCGGTACAGGTATCGCTTCAGAGCCTGGCTATGCAGAGGCTTGCGTCAAGGCACTAGCAGAGATTACAGGCTGGCCCGTCAAGCTGAGCGCTGATCTCGTCGGTGCTACGAGCGACACCTCTGTGATGATCGGCTACTCATCTGCACTACGCCGCATCGCTGTCAAGATCAACAAGATCTGCAACGATATCCGTCTCCTCTCCTCTGGTCCTAGAGCTGGTATTGGCGAGTTTAACGTACCCGCTGTGCAGCCTGGCTCCTCTATTATGCCAGGTAAGGTAAATCCCGTCATCCCCGAGGTGATGAGCCAGGTATGCTACAAAGTGATGGGCAACGATACAACTGTCCTGATGGCTGGCGATGCTGCTCAGATGGAGCTCAACGCTATGGAGCCCGTTATGGCTCAGTGCTGCTTCGAGAGCTCTGACCTGATGATGCGTGGTATCACGACCCTCATCGAGCGCTGTATCACCGGCATCACGCCCAACGAGGAGCGCTGCCGCCAGCAGATCGAGGCTTCGATCACGATCGTCACGGCGCTCAACCCGATCATCGGTTACAAGAACTCAACCAAGATCGCCAAGGAGGCACTTGAGACAGGTAAGGGTATCTACGAGCTCGTCCTAGAGCATGGCATCCTAGACAAGAAAGACCTAGACGAGGTAATGGATCCTAAGCACATGACCCAGCCCTCTAAGCTAGATCACATCAAGCCTAAGAAGCAACTATAA
- the rpe gene encoding ribulose-phosphate 3-epimerase, with product MAIVSPSLLSADFLHLADEITMINESQCDWLHIDVMDGVFVPNLSFGFPIIEAIRPICQKPLDVHLMIVEPWKFIDQFAKLGIYIMNVHYEVCPHLHRTLRAIREAGMRPAVTLNPHTPVELLTDILCEADMVLLMSVNPGYGGQKFIEQSIRKVERLRKMIQEQGLSTLIQVDGGVNLETGRQLIEAGADSLVAGSAVFKASSPQEMIAQLDAL from the coding sequence ATGGCTATTGTATCTCCCTCCCTCCTCAGTGCTGACTTCCTGCATCTCGCCGATGAGATCACGATGATCAACGAGAGTCAGTGCGACTGGCTCCACATTGACGTGATGGATGGTGTATTTGTCCCAAACCTCTCCTTTGGCTTTCCTATCATTGAGGCGATACGCCCCATCTGTCAGAAGCCTCTCGATGTGCATCTGATGATCGTCGAACCGTGGAAGTTCATCGACCAGTTTGCCAAGCTCGGCATCTACATTATGAACGTGCACTACGAGGTGTGCCCTCACCTGCACCGCACGCTGCGTGCTATCCGTGAGGCGGGTATGCGTCCAGCCGTCACGCTCAATCCACATACCCCCGTGGAGCTCCTCACCGACATCCTCTGCGAAGCCGACATGGTGCTCCTCATGAGTGTCAACCCCGGCTATGGTGGGCAAAAGTTTATCGAGCAGTCTATCCGCAAGGTCGAGCGTCTGCGCAAAATGATCCAAGAGCAGGGTCTCTCCACCCTCATACAGGTCGACGGCGGAGTCAACCTCGAGACAGGTCGCCAGCTCATCGAGGCGGGTGCCGACTCGCTCGTGGCGGGCAGTGCCGTCTTTAAAGCTTCCAGTCCTCAGGAGATGATCGCACAGCTAGACGCTTTGTAG
- a CDS encoding lysylphosphatidylglycerol synthase transmembrane domain-containing protein, producing the protein MKKRHSWQWWLKNFLPLLIGLAILFYLYRHLELADTLRLLQHGVRYEYLLLSLPMGLLGNATRGYRWHLQMRPLYTPPARPINPILITVGSYAVNFVIPRAGEVWRCTEMKQREDYTLSATVGTLLVDRLSDIVVVLALFVAMMLFQPGTISQILAAQGLSLGSNLGDLFSSDYTTAWLIAGVSLLVILLVLYRFRKSSFMQRVREKLRSVLQAASALRGWRAWSQFIALTILLWLFYYYFFYLTFGAFAFTAELGHRAAFASFVLSTLMIAIPTPAGIGPWHYAVIISLTAFGVSEAEAGHFALIVHAVQTLWTIITGIIAIFALPIVNRHYKRASSLEDTSKIKRISYDEQS; encoded by the coding sequence GTGAAGAAGAGACACTCCTGGCAATGGTGGCTGAAGAACTTCTTGCCACTCCTCATAGGTCTGGCGATACTGTTTTACCTCTATCGCCATCTAGAGCTCGCAGACACGCTACGCTTGTTACAGCATGGCGTGCGCTACGAGTATCTCCTCTTGTCTCTACCTATGGGACTCCTGGGTAATGCCACGCGAGGCTATCGCTGGCACCTCCAGATGCGACCTCTATACACACCCCCGGCACGACCCATCAATCCGATCTTGATCACGGTCGGGAGCTATGCCGTCAACTTTGTCATACCACGTGCTGGCGAGGTGTGGCGCTGTACCGAGATGAAGCAGCGAGAGGACTACACGCTCTCGGCAACGGTCGGCACGCTCCTAGTAGATCGTCTATCAGATATAGTCGTTGTCCTAGCCCTCTTCGTGGCTATGATGCTGTTTCAGCCGGGGACTATATCGCAGATCTTAGCTGCTCAGGGCTTATCGCTCGGCAGTAACTTAGGCGACCTCTTTTCGTCAGACTACACCACGGCTTGGCTGATAGCGGGTGTCTCACTTCTCGTCATCCTGCTGGTTCTCTATCGCTTCAGAAAGAGTAGCTTCATGCAGCGTGTACGAGAGAAACTTCGCTCCGTACTGCAAGCCGCATCGGCACTGAGAGGATGGCGCGCCTGGAGTCAGTTTATCGCACTCACGATCCTCTTGTGGCTCTTTTACTACTACTTCTTCTACCTTACATTTGGAGCTTTTGCCTTCACGGCTGAGCTGGGTCATCGAGCCGCTTTTGCCTCCTTTGTTCTCTCCACCCTGATGATCGCGATTCCCACGCCGGCGGGTATCGGCCCGTGGCACTACGCGGTGATTATATCGCTGACAGCCTTTGGCGTGAGCGAGGCGGAGGCGGGACACTTTGCCTTGATAGTCCATGCTGTACAGACGCTCTGGACCATTATTACGGGGATTATTGCTATATTTGCCTTACCAATAGTCAATAGACACTACAAACGTGCCTCCTCACTAGAAGACACTTCAAAAATAAAGAGAATAAGCTATGATGAACAAAGCTGA
- a CDS encoding RluA family pseudouridine synthase — MPDLQILYEDNHLLIVNKPAGMLVQGDSTGDTPLSELVERYLIDKYDKPGRAFVGVTHRIDRPTSGAVLFAKTSKALARLNAMFQRREIHKVYHAVVCGAFPQKAGEAKDLLYRNRKQNKSYVVTEAHAEAKRAWLTYERLAVGDRYSLLAVTLHTGRHHQIRTQLSHMGFPIKGDLKYGAPRSNKDGGISLHARILSFEHPVTHEQIEVVAPYPEDDAIWSLLSHTK, encoded by the coding sequence ATGCCTGACCTACAGATCCTCTACGAGGACAATCATCTCCTCATCGTCAATAAGCCGGCGGGGATGCTCGTACAGGGTGACAGCACGGGCGATACACCGCTCTCGGAGCTTGTCGAGCGCTATCTCATCGATAAGTACGACAAGCCTGGGCGGGCGTTCGTTGGGGTCACGCATCGTATCGATAGACCAACGTCGGGGGCGGTGCTTTTTGCCAAAACTTCGAAGGCTCTGGCACGGCTCAACGCTATGTTTCAGCGACGAGAGATTCACAAAGTCTACCACGCTGTGGTCTGTGGCGCTTTTCCGCAAAAGGCGGGAGAGGCTAAGGATCTGCTCTATCGCAATCGCAAGCAAAACAAGAGCTACGTCGTGACGGAGGCTCACGCTGAGGCTAAGCGCGCCTGGCTCACCTACGAGCGTCTCGCCGTGGGCGACCGCTACAGCCTGCTGGCTGTGACGCTCCATACGGGACGGCATCATCAGATACGTACGCAGCTGAGCCACATGGGCTTCCCGATCAAGGGAGACCTCAAGTATGGTGCTCCACGGAGCAACAAGGATGGTGGCATCTCGCTCCATGCACGTATCTTAAGCTTCGAGCACCCCGTCACTCATGAGCAAATAGAGGTCGTTGCACCATACCCTGAGGACGATGCTATCTGGTCTTTGCTGAGCCATACGAAGTAA
- a CDS encoding DUF695 domain-containing protein, with amino-acid sequence MRLTDNWFNGLAESEAGQTAHLHVRDELEEFRATGKYRFVIEIAYPFDGEGIEPSDTDTAQIEAVDELLQTAMERDKMAILAASILEPGRKVWLYVSRTYDPFFDRLEEVLAELPLLPLQFEVVQDSDWSYYQELLDKLQP; translated from the coding sequence ATGCGACTGACGGACAATTGGTTCAACGGTTTGGCCGAGAGCGAAGCTGGCCAGACGGCTCACCTGCATGTGCGTGATGAGCTGGAGGAGTTTCGTGCTACGGGCAAGTACCGCTTTGTGATCGAGATCGCCTACCCCTTTGATGGCGAGGGCATAGAGCCATCAGACACGGACACCGCGCAGATAGAGGCGGTCGATGAACTGCTACAGACCGCTATGGAGCGGGACAAGATGGCGATCCTCGCAGCTTCTATCCTAGAGCCAGGGCGCAAAGTGTGGCTCTATGTGAGCCGCACGTACGATCCCTTCTTCGATCGTCTCGAGGAGGTGCTGGCGGAGCTGCCCCTCCTGCCGCTACAGTTTGAGGTAGTCCAGGACTCCGACTGGAGCTACTACCAGGAGCTACTGGACAAGCTACAGCCGTAG
- the fabD gene encoding ACP S-malonyltransferase, whose protein sequence is MKKAFVFPGQGSQFVGMGQEIYTKSEAVRKLFAEADKVLGFDLSKTMFEGTEEDLKQTKVTQPAVFLHSVAMTVALGEAFAPDMVAGHSLGEFSALVASRALPFADALRLVSERALAMQAACEAHPSTMAAIIGLPDDKIEEVCRGISGQVVVPANYNCSGQVVISGTMEGIAEACEQLKAAGAKRALPLKVGGAFHSPLMQPAKERLQRAIEATIFATPICPIYQNVDARPHTDVEEIKANLIAQLTAPVRWTKSVEAMVADGATHFVELGPGKVLAGLIGRIARDVTCESLATI, encoded by the coding sequence ATGAAAAAAGCTTTTGTATTCCCGGGTCAAGGCTCCCAGTTCGTCGGTATGGGTCAAGAGATCTATACGAAGAGCGAAGCAGTACGCAAGCTCTTTGCTGAGGCGGACAAGGTGCTAGGCTTTGACCTATCCAAGACCATGTTTGAGGGTACCGAAGAGGACCTCAAGCAGACGAAGGTGACACAGCCCGCGGTCTTCCTCCACTCTGTGGCGATGACCGTGGCGCTCGGAGAGGCCTTCGCACCAGACATGGTCGCTGGGCACTCGCTAGGCGAGTTCTCGGCACTAGTTGCGAGTCGCGCCTTGCCTTTTGCCGATGCACTGCGACTTGTTTCCGAGCGTGCACTCGCTATGCAGGCCGCTTGCGAGGCACACCCCTCGACGATGGCAGCGATCATCGGGCTGCCGGACGACAAGATCGAGGAGGTCTGCCGCGGCATCTCTGGTCAGGTGGTGGTACCAGCGAACTACAACTGCTCGGGTCAGGTAGTCATCTCTGGCACGATGGAGGGTATCGCTGAGGCTTGCGAGCAGCTCAAGGCTGCGGGCGCTAAGCGTGCGCTACCGCTCAAGGTGGGCGGAGCCTTCCACTCACCGCTTATGCAACCTGCCAAGGAGCGTCTGCAGCGTGCTATCGAAGCAACGATCTTTGCCACACCGATCTGCCCGATCTACCAGAATGTAGATGCTCGTCCTCATACCGATGTGGAGGAGATCAAGGCCAATCTGATCGCTCAGCTCACGGCTCCCGTACGCTGGACGAAGAGTGTCGAGGCGATGGTAGCCGATGGAGCCACGCACTTCGTGGAGCTAGGACCAGGCAAAGTCTTAGCAGGACTCATCGGTCGTATCGCTCGTGATGTAACCTGTGAGAGCTTGGCAACGATCTAA
- a CDS encoding ComEC/Rec2 family competence protein, which yields MRPALVTLLSLVLGIYLGSLELLAAQWYFLGIAVATLLLVLSRLWRKALLAGSTWYLLLLCTGACLATIPRERVAQLPQPCEGATYLVTISRPPTAREQGSRAEAIIEQATDPSGSVLAHWSGQHIMLYLYDDSLQLTPRTSYLVRGRLTPLEQVSSPSYQHYLLSRKVSGVLSASTAELCNEPTTTHWSLWDQLRYRAYTLQQRIGSTLDEIDRLTPLQRETLRAICLGDRSEGTVAEAQFRSVGVAHLLSVSGFHVGVILLLIYWLIRYPLRLIRNVHTAYLLRWSLTLVAVWIYAFICGLSIPTLRASLMFSIFAVARLLGRSTDRLNVWAQAAVLLLIVSPYALFDVGMQLSFGAVLAIFVTWGALNQRITPSSSRIVSYLYYLIVTTIAVQLFVWPILARSFGTTAVWMLLANLLLSPLATLLIITGLVTMGLLAIGLPTKLLPMLLVGVSDLTSGAMALLEQHFTAQLTIAMPLWLCIAYYLLLYAWVQYLLARPRPIRV from the coding sequence ATGCGCCCAGCATTGGTGACACTCCTGTCGCTAGTGCTGGGCATTTATCTAGGTAGTCTCGAGCTACTAGCGGCACAGTGGTACTTCCTCGGTATCGCCGTGGCGACGCTCCTCCTCGTCCTCTCTAGACTTTGGCGCAAAGCACTCCTCGCTGGCTCCACTTGGTACCTACTCCTCCTCTGCACAGGAGCTTGTCTAGCCACCATACCACGAGAGCGAGTAGCGCAACTACCACAGCCCTGCGAAGGGGCGACTTACCTCGTCACCATCTCCCGTCCGCCCACAGCGCGTGAGCAGGGCTCCCGTGCCGAGGCTATCATCGAGCAGGCGACAGACCCGAGCGGATCCGTCCTAGCTCACTGGAGTGGCCAGCACATCATGCTATACCTATATGATGACTCGCTGCAGCTCACGCCTCGCACCAGCTACCTCGTCCGTGGACGGCTCACACCACTAGAGCAAGTCTCCTCGCCAAGCTATCAGCACTACCTCCTCTCACGAAAGGTTTCGGGCGTGCTGTCCGCCTCCACAGCCGAGCTTTGTAACGAACCAACGACCACCCACTGGTCGCTCTGGGATCAACTACGCTACCGCGCCTATACCCTCCAGCAGCGTATCGGTAGCACGCTAGACGAGATTGACCGACTCACCCCGCTACAGCGAGAGACGCTCCGTGCCATCTGCCTAGGCGATCGCTCCGAAGGTACCGTTGCAGAGGCACAGTTTCGCTCTGTAGGCGTCGCTCATCTGCTGTCGGTCAGTGGCTTTCACGTTGGGGTCATCCTACTGCTCATCTACTGGCTCATACGCTATCCGCTCCGACTCATACGCAACGTCCACACCGCTTACCTTCTGCGCTGGAGCCTGACCCTCGTAGCGGTATGGATCTACGCTTTCATCTGCGGACTCTCCATCCCGACACTCCGTGCCTCGCTCATGTTCTCGATCTTTGCTGTGGCACGTCTCTTGGGGCGCTCCACCGATCGGCTCAACGTCTGGGCGCAGGCAGCCGTCCTCCTACTTATAGTCTCACCCTACGCACTCTTTGACGTAGGCATGCAACTCAGCTTCGGAGCGGTGCTAGCCATCTTTGTCACTTGGGGCGCACTCAACCAACGCATCACGCCGAGTAGTTCCCGTATCGTCAGCTACCTTTACTACCTCATCGTCACGACCATCGCCGTACAACTCTTCGTCTGGCCTATCCTCGCACGGAGCTTCGGCACCACAGCCGTCTGGATGCTCCTCGCCAACCTCCTTCTGTCGCCTCTCGCCACGCTACTCATCATCACGGGACTGGTCACCATGGGACTGCTCGCCATCGGACTCCCCACGAAGCTCCTGCCGATGCTTCTCGTCGGTGTGAGCGACCTCACCAGTGGAGCGATGGCACTCCTCGAGCAACACTTCACCGCTCAGCTCACCATCGCCATGCCGCTCTGGCTCTGCATCGCTTACTACCTCCTCCTCTACGCCTGGGTGCAGTACCTCCTGGCACGCCCCCGCCCCATACGCGTCTAG